A window of Proteus columbae contains these coding sequences:
- the nlpE gene encoding envelope stress response activation lipoprotein NlpE (NlpE, an outer membrane lipoprotein, interacts directly with CpxA, the sensor histidine kinase of the Cpx system for response to envelope stress.), translating to MMGKKFLFAAVAAGLFILSGCQNNIGLSLDGKIVDQTYNSILPCADCSGIDTTILVNQDGSYVMEQSYQGSPDDKRSFFESGTWVLGKDKLTLTNSYGEKSYYLPREDKLVMLDIDGNVINSELNYTLAKVQPKQLAGEFTYFADAGTFKDCQSGRVYAASGIELEKGYFSTGVEGGTPVYLEVNGYYSIRPSMEDGQYDRALVVADEKPRFNRHGSCGNHRGSRS from the coding sequence ATGATGGGGAAAAAATTTTTATTTGCAGCCGTTGCTGCTGGGTTATTTATACTGTCAGGTTGCCAAAATAATATTGGCTTATCACTTGATGGAAAAATTGTAGACCAAACTTACAACAGTATTCTGCCTTGTGCCGATTGCTCTGGCATCGACACGACAATTCTTGTTAATCAAGATGGCTCTTATGTTATGGAGCAAAGCTATCAAGGTTCACCTGATGATAAACGTAGTTTCTTTGAATCAGGAACATGGGTATTAGGTAAAGATAAGCTGACATTGACTAATAGTTATGGTGAGAAGAGCTATTATTTACCTCGTGAAGATAAATTAGTCATGCTTGATATTGATGGCAATGTTATTAATTCAGAACTAAATTATACTTTAGCTAAGGTTCAACCTAAACAGCTTGCCGGCGAGTTCACTTATTTTGCTGATGCAGGTACGTTTAAAGATTGCCAATCAGGGCGTGTTTACGCAGCTAGTGGTATTGAATTGGAAAAAGGCTATTTCTCAACGGGTGTTGAGGGTGGAACACCTGTTTACCTCGAAGTAAATGGTTATTACAGTATTCGTCCTTCAATGGAAGACGGTCAATATGACCGAGCTTTAGTTGTTGCAGATGAAAAACCTCGTTTTAATCGTCATGGTTCTTGTGGAAATCATCGTGGTAGCAGAAGCTAA
- the rof gene encoding Rho-binding antiterminator has product MSTNTEYQPINCDDYEYLELACQRGLALHIELHDGELIEGVADDLFLSKKVEYLKVKTSEGSKDLRLDVIASFSNPELGTIVIKSE; this is encoded by the coding sequence ATGTCAACAAATACAGAATATCAACCAATTAACTGTGATGATTATGAGTATCTGGAGTTAGCATGTCAGCGTGGTTTAGCACTCCATATTGAACTGCATGATGGTGAGCTTATTGAAGGTGTTGCGGATGACCTTTTCTTAAGCAAGAAAGTTGAATACCTAAAAGTCAAAACGTCTGAAGGCTCTAAAGATTTACGACTGGATGTTATTGCCAGTTTTTCTAATCCCGAACTTGGGACAATTGTTATAAAATCGGAATAA